The Aureispira anguillae genome contains a region encoding:
- a CDS encoding helix-turn-helix transcriptional regulator, with the protein MSISNNIKLLREKKGLLQKQVALELGIGYSNYNKLEKGDRGISLEELIKIAKFYNLSIDEIVFLDEKKAIDIQIQDKPKNEQLELLEELDEEDKSIIYKLINTMLTKKRMKELLDSAPNTTS; encoded by the coding sequence ATGTCTATATCAAATAATATAAAATTACTTAGAGAGAAAAAAGGATTACTCCAAAAACAAGTAGCTCTTGAACTTGGAATAGGGTATTCTAACTATAACAAATTAGAAAAAGGAGATAGAGGAATTTCCCTTGAAGAGCTTATCAAAATTGCTAAGTTTTACAATCTATCCATTGACGAAATTGTTTTTCTTGATGAAAAGAAAGCTATTGATATTCAAATTCAAGACAAACCTAAAAATGAGCAACTAGAGCTTTTAGAAGAACTAGACGAAGAAGACAAGAGTATAATTTATAAACTTATCAATACCATGCTCACAAAAAAAAGAATGAAAGAATTGCTTGATTCTGCCCCTAATACTACTTCCTAA
- a CDS encoding JAB domain-containing protein, producing the protein MTIELTEAEQVRVLHSEDIFYIMQKVLERESKLDQAKRHFWGIGLDVRSKIILIELASLGTMAKKDLHASDVYANAIHKQAKQMILCHSNPDGSLEASEESKDLTDWLIQIGLIVNIPVYDHLIINERSFVSFRAMGLLAELEKSTKYVIPRELERRTREEERRKAKVDAEFAAKKAYEEKQEEVGQTRFDIAYAMKEKGFPIKAISEVTGLSEEEVKMA; encoded by the coding sequence ATGACAATCGAATTAACGGAAGCAGAGCAAGTACGAGTGTTACACAGCGAAGACATATTTTATATAATGCAAAAAGTGTTGGAGCGAGAAAGCAAGTTAGATCAAGCAAAACGGCACTTTTGGGGAATTGGCTTGGATGTAAGAAGCAAAATAATCCTAATAGAATTAGCGAGTTTAGGAACAATGGCAAAGAAAGATTTACATGCCTCAGATGTCTATGCGAATGCGATCCACAAGCAAGCCAAGCAAATGATCTTATGTCACAGTAACCCAGATGGAAGTTTAGAAGCGAGTGAAGAATCCAAGGATTTAACAGACTGGTTAATACAAATAGGTTTAATAGTAAATATACCAGTATATGACCATTTGATAATAAATGAAAGGAGCTTTGTAAGTTTTAGAGCAATGGGTTTACTAGCAGAATTAGAGAAAAGCACCAAGTATGTAATCCCAAGAGAATTGGAGCGCAGAACGAGAGAGGAAGAACGCCGCAAAGCCAAGGTAGATGCAGAGTTTGCAGCAAAAAAAGCATATGAAGAAAAGCAAGAAGAAGTAGGACAAACCAGATTTGATATAGCTTATGCAATGAAAGAAAAAGGCTTTCCAATCAAGGCAATATCAGAGGTAACAGGTTTATCAGAAGAAGAAGTAAAGATGGCATAA
- a CDS encoding RHS repeat domain-containing protein: MRQVINDVKSRENINGTIEYTANVIQSSDSYPFGWDIKERSFSTDLYRYSFNGKENDTDWGNQHIQDYGFRLYNPALAKFLSVDPLAPEYPWYTPYQFAGNMPIVAIDLDGLEPQITNGSEFGGDASSATDHSGESVATVTPDMNVQEYGDMESVEGEAPPQTFSDYQRKYPEFANMNHSQAKARWEQKYRSSYVPSIEFKERKIIDDFRFLAQSGLRAGAGLAKCYIAGCAIALTGGVGVYATGTYGSMIPLFVATPALMDASYQLGTTGRLNPFQSIGMGVFKNPGAAIAFGQSLPFSIGRGGFKFDGYDLNRSATLITAGALVGKFGGAAGTHVINLGGNASQQTAHNFLGKWMVPIISNVGADRAVVSPLATFPHGYIGDVDYSPLSNWK, translated from the coding sequence GTGAGACAAGTCATCAATGACGTAAAATCTCGAGAGAATATTAACGGTACAATAGAGTATACTGCTAATGTTATCCAAAGTTCAGATAGTTACCCCTTTGGTTGGGATATTAAGGAGCGGTCTTTCTCTACAGATTTATATCGCTACTCCTTTAACGGAAAGGAAAATGATACCGATTGGGGCAATCAGCATATACAAGATTATGGTTTTAGATTGTATAATCCTGCCTTAGCTAAGTTCTTGTCTGTTGATCCGCTTGCGCCTGAATATCCTTGGTATACTCCTTATCAGTTTGCTGGGAATATGCCTATTGTGGCTATTGATCTTGATGGTTTAGAGCCTCAAATAACGAATGGTTCTGAATTTGGAGGAGATGCTTCAAGTGCAACTGACCACTCAGGAGAGTCTGTGGCTACTGTAACTCCAGATATGAATGTTCAAGAGTATGGAGATATGGAAAGTGTAGAAGGAGAAGCACCTCCTCAAACATTCTCAGATTACCAACGTAAATATCCTGAGTTTGCTAATATGAATCATAGCCAAGCTAAAGCGAGATGGGAGCAAAAATATAGATCATCTTATGTTCCTTCTATTGAATTTAAAGAGCGTAAGATTATTGATGACTTTAGATTTTTAGCTCAATCAGGATTGAGAGCTGGAGCTGGTCTTGCAAAATGTTATATAGCTGGGTGTGCTATTGCTCTTACTGGTGGAGTTGGAGTTTATGCAACGGGAACATATGGATCGATGATCCCTCTATTTGTAGCAACTCCTGCTTTAATGGATGCTAGTTACCAATTAGGTACAACTGGACGTTTAAACCCTTTTCAATCAATTGGAATGGGCGTGTTTAAAAACCCAGGAGCTGCTATTGCTTTTGGTCAATCCCTACCGTTTAGTATTGGTAGGGGAGGTTTTAAATTTGATGGTTATGATTTAAATAGAAGTGCTACATTAATAACGGCTGGAGCTCTTGTAGGAAAGTTTGGAGGAGCAGCTGGGACTCATGTTATAAATTTAGGAGGAAATGCTAGCCAGCAAACTGCGCATAATTTTTTGGGGAAATGGATGGTTCCTATAATTAGTAATGTAGGCGCAGATAGAGCTGTGGTAAGTCCATTGGCAACTTTTCCCCATGGTTATATAGGAGATGTCGATTATTCTCCATTGTCAAATTGGAAATAG
- a CDS encoding helix-turn-helix domain-containing protein, producing the protein MLNIGDNISKLRKAKNWSQGELADKIGSSRIMIGKYERGDNLPSVEVLAKLAQIFEVSVDFLLGQGINASYDKRMVERLDDIEKLPPEEKNKIFNYIDLIIRDAKTRQAYS; encoded by the coding sequence ATGTTAAACATTGGAGACAATATTTCTAAACTAAGAAAGGCTAAAAATTGGTCACAAGGAGAGTTGGCTGATAAAATTGGTTCTTCAAGAATTATGATTGGCAAATACGAACGGGGTGATAATCTTCCTTCTGTAGAAGTTCTTGCTAAACTTGCCCAAATTTTTGAAGTGTCAGTTGATTTTTTGCTTGGTCAAGGGATCAACGCCTCTTATGATAAAAGAATGGTTGAAAGACTAGACGATATAGAAAAATTACCCCCTGAAGAAAAAAATAAAATCTTCAACTATATTGATTTGATTATTCGTGATGCTAAAACCCGTCAAGCATACTCCTAA
- a CDS encoding toprim domain-containing protein gives MRIEEIKERLSIKDVLAHYGITANKNKHINCPFHDDKTPSMKVYEATNTVYCFSGNCSTHGKSLDVIEFVMEKEGSSKGQAILKCKELLGHQEPIKKELRPMDQIWQALKKSLSSNAKAKSYLKSRGLSTSNVGYHSGQLKRSKLADQAKAVGLITKDNNPWAANCVIFSLKNAVGQVVSFYGRSLERGHYYQSGRCGLYPAYPSKKAKRIILTESIIDAASLLEIKALKAYELLALYGTNGLTGEHKKALEACKELEEIILLLDGDTAGQKASKKYEQELQTLLPRVKIRIVELPKDTDVNELWANHLSEELFLELLAIEAPKPIKNKLNISNPNNLIYQGMHAIYAVKGFSSLKNLDSLKVTLVAEHAHKKSRGKVELYEDTAVQKYCRSASQKLGINAELLDLDISLLTDELEIYRASSESIENAGSKAVKRFEITATARKKARDFLSRKALFKRLNELIGKTGIVGEENTRLLLLIVASSYKCKDPLHALIQGSSGTGKTLLMRKVMAMIPEEKRHIWTRISDKSLYHAGTKYKHTSIAVEDWDGLSEEVQYVVREMQSGKRLTSTITVKDAKGKMDNVEILAEGPISTLMCTTRGAVYEDNMSRCLLVAVDESEEQTDRILDYQYKKDRGELNKKEEEQAVNLLQNLVYILEPKEVVNPFAGKIQLPKRVHKIRRLNQLFQCFVKQITWLHQLQRKQDNQGRLITTKEDISLAINLLFETIILKVDELDGSLRQFFEQLKGYVQSQEEQQKYCFSRREIRQALNMSKSQVERYIRQLSELEYIKQIGGHSNKGFIYQVTYWDDNKGLREEIQRSMNNQLNNL, from the coding sequence ATGAGAATAGAAGAAATCAAAGAGCGGCTAAGCATAAAAGATGTCTTAGCGCATTATGGGATTACAGCCAACAAAAATAAGCACATCAATTGCCCATTTCATGATGACAAAACGCCAAGCATGAAAGTGTACGAAGCAACGAACACAGTATATTGTTTTAGTGGCAACTGCTCAACGCATGGGAAGAGCTTAGATGTGATAGAATTTGTGATGGAAAAAGAAGGGAGCAGCAAAGGCCAGGCCATTTTAAAATGTAAGGAGCTGTTAGGGCATCAAGAGCCGATAAAAAAGGAGCTTCGCCCGATGGATCAAATTTGGCAAGCCTTAAAAAAGAGTCTGAGCAGCAATGCGAAAGCAAAAAGTTATTTGAAAAGCAGGGGATTAAGCACTAGCAATGTAGGCTATCATAGTGGGCAACTAAAAAGAAGCAAACTAGCGGATCAAGCCAAGGCAGTTGGATTGATAACAAAAGATAATAACCCATGGGCGGCCAACTGCGTGATTTTTAGTCTAAAAAATGCAGTAGGTCAAGTGGTCAGTTTTTATGGAAGAAGTCTGGAGAGGGGCCACTATTATCAAAGTGGGCGTTGTGGATTATATCCAGCTTATCCAAGTAAAAAAGCGAAGCGTATAATACTAACAGAAAGCATTATTGATGCCGCTAGTCTATTGGAAATAAAAGCCTTAAAAGCCTATGAGTTACTGGCATTATACGGCACTAATGGGCTAACAGGCGAACACAAAAAAGCCTTGGAAGCTTGCAAGGAGTTGGAGGAAATAATTTTGTTATTGGATGGAGACACAGCAGGGCAAAAGGCGAGCAAAAAGTATGAGCAGGAGCTTCAAACTTTATTGCCAAGGGTAAAAATAAGGATTGTAGAGCTGCCAAAAGATACAGATGTCAACGAGCTATGGGCAAATCATTTGAGCGAGGAACTATTTTTGGAATTACTAGCCATAGAAGCACCCAAGCCCATAAAAAATAAGCTAAATATAAGTAATCCCAACAACTTGATTTATCAAGGCATGCACGCTATTTATGCGGTAAAAGGTTTTAGTTCTTTGAAGAATTTGGACAGCTTAAAAGTGACCTTGGTAGCCGAGCATGCGCATAAAAAATCCCGAGGAAAAGTAGAGCTATACGAGGACACAGCGGTACAAAAGTACTGCCGATCAGCAAGCCAAAAACTAGGAATTAATGCAGAATTATTGGACTTGGATATCAGCTTATTAACAGATGAACTGGAGATTTATCGAGCAAGTTCAGAAAGTATTGAAAATGCAGGCTCAAAAGCAGTAAAACGTTTTGAGATTACGGCAACAGCACGGAAAAAGGCTAGGGATTTTTTGAGTAGAAAAGCATTGTTTAAACGACTAAATGAGCTGATCGGCAAAACGGGGATAGTGGGCGAGGAAAATACAAGATTATTGCTCTTGATTGTAGCAAGTTCTTATAAGTGTAAAGACCCTTTACATGCGCTGATACAGGGTTCTAGTGGCACGGGTAAAACCTTGTTAATGCGTAAAGTAATGGCGATGATCCCTGAGGAAAAACGGCATATTTGGACAAGAATCAGTGATAAAAGTTTGTATCATGCAGGGACAAAATATAAGCATACGAGCATAGCGGTAGAAGATTGGGACGGGTTGAGTGAAGAGGTACAATATGTGGTACGAGAAATGCAGAGTGGCAAGCGTTTGACCTCGACCATAACGGTAAAAGATGCGAAAGGAAAAATGGACAATGTGGAGATTTTGGCAGAAGGTCCCATATCTACGCTGATGTGTACGACAAGAGGGGCAGTATATGAGGATAATATGAGCCGTTGTTTGTTGGTGGCGGTGGATGAAAGCGAGGAGCAAACGGATAGAATCTTGGATTATCAGTATAAAAAAGATCGTGGGGAGTTGAACAAAAAGGAGGAAGAACAGGCGGTCAATTTACTGCAAAATCTAGTGTATATTTTAGAACCAAAGGAGGTAGTCAACCCCTTTGCAGGAAAAATACAACTGCCCAAACGAGTGCATAAAATCAGGCGCTTGAACCAGTTGTTTCAATGTTTTGTGAAGCAAATCACGTGGTTACATCAGTTGCAAAGAAAGCAGGATAATCAAGGCAGATTGATCACTACAAAAGAGGATATAAGCTTGGCAATTAACTTGTTGTTTGAAACGATTATTTTAAAGGTGGATGAGTTGGACGGGAGCTTGCGACAGTTTTTTGAGCAGTTAAAAGGCTATGTTCAAAGCCAAGAAGAACAGCAAAAATATTGTTTTTCTCGTCGAGAAATACGGCAGGCATTAAACATGAGCAAAAGCCAAGTAGAACGTTATATCCGCCAATTATCAGAGCTAGAATACATTAAGCAAATAGGAGGTCATTCTAATAAAGGTTTTATTTATCAAGTGACTTATTGGGATGACAACAAAGGACTTAGAGAAGAAATACAGCGAAGTATGAATAATCAACTAAATAATCTATGA
- a CDS encoding tyrosine-type recombinase/integrase, which produces MEKLSKTNKKLLEDFALYVQALGYKTGSQQSLKGGVKAFLLWLESQSIKGLTTVKRSDLKAYQIYLENRPKQRSAGGLSSKMIRDYLSCVRMLFKYAEQQNSLLINPMSSYVLPPCKSERRAILNRLEIEQLYQACESLKERCVLHIYYGLGLRRKEGERLNINDIDYRKGWLSVLEGKGGKGRSMPLSPVIQNDLRAYVLEERGQSSSPALLLNKNGKRLRGYSSLLILKQLLKRTGIGKKIDLHSLRHSIATHLLQSGMALDEVRRYLGHSHLESTQRYLHYDARQLFTEQVSPK; this is translated from the coding sequence ATGGAAAAACTAAGTAAAACGAACAAAAAACTACTAGAAGACTTTGCGCTCTATGTGCAAGCCTTGGGCTATAAAACAGGGAGCCAACAGAGCCTAAAAGGTGGGGTAAAAGCTTTTTTATTATGGTTGGAAAGTCAGTCAATTAAGGGATTAACAACGGTAAAAAGAAGCGATCTAAAAGCCTATCAAATTTATTTAGAAAATCGCCCCAAACAACGGAGTGCAGGCGGTTTGAGTAGCAAAATGATACGGGATTATTTAAGTTGTGTACGAATGCTGTTTAAATATGCCGAGCAGCAAAATAGTTTGTTGATAAATCCCATGAGTAGCTATGTATTACCGCCGTGCAAAAGTGAGCGAAGAGCAATCTTAAATCGCCTAGAAATAGAGCAATTATACCAAGCTTGTGAGTCCTTAAAAGAGCGTTGTGTGTTGCATATTTATTATGGCTTGGGCTTAAGAAGAAAGGAAGGGGAACGCTTGAATATTAACGATATAGATTATAGAAAAGGCTGGTTGTCAGTCTTAGAAGGCAAGGGCGGAAAAGGAAGAAGCATGCCTTTAAGTCCAGTCATTCAAAACGATTTAAGGGCTTATGTATTGGAGGAAAGAGGGCAGTCCAGTAGTCCAGCTCTACTGCTGAATAAGAACGGAAAACGCTTAAGAGGTTACAGCAGTTTGTTGATTTTAAAGCAATTATTAAAGCGAACAGGAATCGGCAAAAAGATCGATTTACACAGTTTACGGCATAGTATAGCCACGCATTTATTACAGTCAGGCATGGCACTGGATGAAGTGCGGCGTTATTTAGGACACAGTCATTTAGAAAGCACGCAAAGATATTTACATTATGACGCTAGACAATTATTTACAGAGCAGGTATCGCCCAAGTAG
- a CDS encoding tyrosine-type recombinase/integrase gives MTLDNYLQSRYRPSSVKTYQRSIDHYLLAVPNAETANYIRILSYLQEQRAGQKVASVHSILQGIKKYYNYLQEVGKREDNPAKNIHLKDYNSKRPILLNELLSREELDKVWSYFITKPYRYKGLRNRNLGMLSLLLNQGIEARELRSLQLSDLDLLEGKVFIAGSATKNGRTLKLAAHQILLLHNYVEIDRPKLQAIQAPSEDLFLGRTGKLETIGYLLRMPKKQLGGKRLSGRLLRKSVLADQFRQGKRLAEVQYLAGHKCPSSTERYQVEALKALQASVMNHHPLEQGKNKQKSCEMNRIN, from the coding sequence ATGACGCTAGACAATTATTTACAGAGCAGGTATCGCCCAAGTAGCGTAAAGACTTATCAAAGAAGTATTGACCATTATTTATTGGCGGTTCCTAATGCAGAAACGGCAAATTATATACGAATATTAAGCTATTTACAGGAGCAAAGAGCAGGTCAAAAAGTGGCAAGTGTACACAGCATCTTGCAGGGGATTAAGAAGTATTATAACTACTTGCAAGAGGTCGGAAAACGAGAAGATAACCCAGCAAAAAACATCCATTTAAAGGACTATAATAGCAAGCGTCCAATCTTGTTAAATGAGTTGTTAAGCCGTGAAGAGTTGGACAAAGTCTGGTCTTATTTTATAACAAAACCTTATCGTTATAAAGGATTAAGAAATAGAAATTTAGGAATGTTGAGTTTGTTGCTGAACCAAGGGATAGAGGCAAGAGAACTAAGGAGTTTGCAGTTGTCTGACTTAGATTTATTGGAGGGAAAAGTCTTTATAGCAGGAAGTGCAACAAAAAATGGTAGAACCTTAAAATTAGCAGCCCATCAAATTTTATTATTACACAATTATGTAGAAATCGACCGCCCGAAACTTCAAGCCATACAAGCCCCCAGTGAGGATTTATTTTTGGGAAGAACAGGCAAACTGGAAACGATCGGTTATTTATTAAGAATGCCAAAAAAGCAGTTGGGTGGTAAACGATTAAGTGGAAGATTGCTAAGAAAAAGTGTGTTGGCAGATCAATTTAGGCAGGGCAAAAGATTAGCAGAAGTTCAATACTTGGCAGGGCATAAATGTCCAAGCAGCACAGAGCGTTATCAAGTAGAAGCCCTGAAAGCTTTACAGGCAAGTGTAATGAATCATCATCCCTTGGAGCAGGGAAAAAATAAACAAAAATCTTGTGAAATGAATAGAATTAATTAA
- a CDS encoding JAB domain-containing protein, giving the protein MNEKNENAMRINLSDAEKIRVLNSEDIFDIMQKVLKRESKLDKDKRHFWAIGLDVRSKVSLLELVSLGTMAKKDLHASDVYANAIHKQVKKVILCHNSPDGSLQISEEAKDLTDWLIQVGLIVNIPVYDHLIMTEKSYKSFKEMGLLAELEKSKKYVIPMELERRVREEEQRKAAVELEHVKQQVNEKIYEEVGQNRFDIAYAMKEKGFSIKIISEVTGLSEEEVEMA; this is encoded by the coding sequence ATGAACGAAAAAAATGAAAATGCTATGCGAATTAATTTAAGTGACGCAGAAAAAATACGGGTGTTGAACTCAGAAGATATATTTGATATTATGCAAAAAGTGTTGAAGCGAGAGAGTAAGTTGGATAAGGATAAACGGCACTTTTGGGCAATAGGATTGGATGTAAGAAGCAAAGTAAGTTTATTAGAGTTAGTGAGCTTGGGAACAATGGCAAAGAAAGATTTACATGCCTCAGATGTCTATGCCAATGCGATCCACAAGCAAGTTAAAAAGGTAATCTTATGCCATAATAGCCCAGATGGGAGTTTGCAAATAAGTGAGGAAGCGAAGGACTTAACAGATTGGTTGATCCAAGTAGGTTTAATCGTAAATATTCCAGTTTATGACCATTTGATAATGACAGAAAAGAGCTATAAAAGTTTTAAGGAAATGGGCTTATTGGCAGAGTTAGAGAAGAGTAAAAAGTATGTGATCCCAATGGAGTTGGAGCGAAGAGTAAGAGAGGAAGAACAACGAAAAGCAGCAGTTGAGTTAGAGCATGTAAAACAGCAAGTGAATGAAAAAATCTATGAAGAAGTAGGTCAAAATAGATTTGATATAGCTTATGCAATGAAAGAAAAAGGTTTTTCAATCAAAATAATATCAGAGGTAACAGGCTTGTCAGAAGAAGAAGTGGAGATGGCATAA
- a CDS encoding RHS repeat-associated core domain-containing protein: MRQVINDVKSRENINGIIEYTANVIQSSDSYPFGWDIKERSFSTDLYRYSFNGKENDTDWGNQHIQDYGFRLYNPALAKFLSVDPLAPEYPWYTPYQFAGNTPIQAIDLDGLEPSFMTLFIENETGSGSSKIETTNSSDINYAVWELTRYAVRKSDVDGRPQSIREFGFMRGNNNSISPAVHATNLYGEASNSKWLSTSKCILCIGKYNGSWTIRIGSIFHTGTPYFINIGKAKRTGTTYVGPGSLMKSVNEFSQGKTASETGRINIWKSRQGLFGGEREALFLESIDPSAIESKTTAGLRMFGRGLMYYGIYNTGTALYGAYEEGGGVNSTAFKNESIRQASSWGTAWAMGTAAASYTASSTSFTGPWAVAIGIGAGLVGGTFGYWFGDQYFTGKNTNNSQPRETE; encoded by the coding sequence GTGAGACAGGTCATCAATGACGTAAAATCTAGAGAAAATATTAACGGTATAATTGAGTATACTGCTAACGTTATCCAAAGCTCGGATTCTTATCCGTTTGGTTGGGATATTAAGGAGCGGTCGTTCTCAACAGATTTGTATCGGTACTCTTTTAACGGAAAGGAAAATGATACCGACTGGGGCAATCAGCATATACAAGATTATGGCTTCCGTCTGTATAATCCTGCTCTTGCTAAGTTCCTTAGTGTTGATCCGCTTGCGCCTGAGTATCCTTGGTATACACCGTACCAGTTTGCAGGGAATACCCCTATACAAGCTATAGACTTAGACGGATTAGAGCCTTCGTTTATGACTTTATTTATTGAAAATGAAACAGGTAGTGGTTCGTCTAAAATAGAAACAACAAATTCTTCAGATATAAATTATGCTGTTTGGGAACTTACACGTTATGCAGTCCGAAAATCGGATGTGGATGGTAGACCTCAGTCTATTCGTGAATTTGGATTTATGCGGGGTAATAATAATAGTATATCTCCAGCAGTTCATGCAACTAACTTATATGGAGAAGCAAGTAATAGCAAATGGTTATCAACATCTAAATGTATTTTATGTATAGGTAAATACAATGGTAGTTGGACAATAAGAATCGGTTCTATATTTCATACAGGAACACCGTATTTTATTAATATTGGTAAAGCAAAGAGAACTGGTACTACTTATGTAGGACCAGGATCATTGATGAAGTCAGTTAATGAGTTTTCACAAGGAAAAACAGCATCTGAAACAGGGAGAATAAATATATGGAAATCAAGACAAGGTTTGTTTGGTGGAGAACGTGAAGCCTTATTTTTAGAAAGTATTGATCCTTCTGCTATAGAGTCTAAAACAACTGCAGGTTTGAGAATGTTTGGTAGAGGTTTAATGTACTATGGAATATATAATACAGGAACTGCACTTTATGGGGCTTATGAAGAAGGTGGAGGGGTAAATTCTACTGCTTTTAAAAATGAATCTATTAGACAAGCTTCTTCTTGGGGAACTGCTTGGGCTATGGGGACAGCTGCAGCATCTTATACAGCATCTTCAACTAGTTTTACTGGACCTTGGGCTGTCGCAATTGGTATTGGTGCAGGTTTAGTAGGGGGAACATTTGGATATTGGTTTGGAGATCAGTATTTCACTGGAAAAAATACAAATAACTCTCAACCTAGAGAAACAGAATGA